Within the Candidatus Woesearchaeota archaeon genome, the region GAATCCCTAAAAAAGAGGACAAGAAGAAATCAAAACGCATAGCTGTGAAATAAACATGACGTAACTACAGCATTAAACTAGCAAACACCCACAAAACACACATAACAACAAGTACGAAAACACGTACAAAGACACAACGTAGTCATTCCAACGAGTTGAGAAGAATTTGGAAAAGCCACCAACTCACAAGCTGTGTGCGTGCAGCACTCAACTCGTTGGAATGACTTCCCACTTCCCAAAAACAACATCGACAACCATTGCCTTCGCAAGTATTGATGCGAATGCGTTGCGAGAGCTACCAAGACAATCAAATGCAAAACCAACACATCGACCGACACAACAATCAACACAACAAAGGTGATGACCAATGAAACCAAACAACAACAATACAAACCCAACAATGCAACTCAGAGTCACAGAATCATTTCAAGATGACGTAGGACGATCAATCGCAAGACTTCCTTCTGCAGTCATGGATAAATTAGGACTTGATTCCGGCGACTTTATCGAAATAAAAGGAAAAGGAAAAACCGTTGCTTCAGTAAGAAGGCTTCCTCATGAAACTCTCACTGATCAGTCAGAAGCGATTATCAGAATAGATGGAAATCTAAGATTTAACGCAGGAGTTTCTCTTGGAGACACCATTGAAGTAAGAAAAGTCTCCTGCGAAGACGCAGAAGAAGTAGTACTCTCCCCTGTTGAGCGCGTTCAATTTAGCGGAGACCCAACACACTACTTCCACACAAGACTCTTAGAAAGACCTCTTGCAAGGGGACAAAAAATAGAAATTGACGTTATGGGAACACAACTGCACTACGTTGTGACCAAAGTATCCCCAAACACTTACGTAAAAGTAACTCCCAAAACACGACTTACCATCTCAGATAAAGTAGTCAAAGCAGAATCACTCAAGATTCCCGATGTGAGCTACGAAGACATCGGAGGACTAAGTAATGAGATTGACATGATTCGTGAGATGGTGGAATTACCCATCAAACATCCCGAAGTATTTCAACGTCTAGGAGTAGGCGCTCCAAAAGGAGTACTTCTCACAGGACCTCCAGGAACAGGAAAAACACTCCTTGCAAAAGCAGTAGCAGCAGAAACAGATTCGACATTCTACTCTATTGCTGGACCTGAAATTATGAGCAAATACTACGGAGAGAGTGAAAAACAGCTAAGAGATATCTTTGAAGAAGCAAACAAAAACGCACCTTCAGTCATCTTCATTGATGAAATAGATTCCATCGCTCCAAAAAGAGGAGAAGGAAAAGACCAAACAGAAAAAAGAATTGTAGCACAGCTCCTCACTCTTATGGACGGTCTCTCATCAAGAGGTGATGTTGTTGTAATGGCAGCAACGAACCGGCCGGATGACATTGATGAAGCTCTTAGACGACCTGGACGATTTGACAGGGAAATCAAAATCTTACCTCCTGATGAACGTGGAAGAAAAGAAATCTTCAAGATTCACACTAGAGGAATGCCTCTTGCAAAAGACGTAGACTTTGATTACCTTAGCAGAAAAACCATAGGGTTTACAGGAGCGGATATAGAGGTGCTCTGTAAAGAAGCAGCACTCAAGGCATTAAAACCATACATCCCGAGCCTCAAAGAGCACTCCGTAAAAGTTCCAGCAAACGTCCTTGAAAAAATAGAAGTAAATCTTAGCCACTTCAAAGAAGCACTAAAACACGTAGAACCCTCTGCGATGAGAGAAGTACTTATCGCAAAACCATCTACAAAATGGGAGGACATCGGAGGACTTGAAAGTGCAAAAGAACAACTCAGAGAGATTGTTGAATGGCCACTCAAAGATCCTGAAAGCTTCAAGAAATTCGGAGTGAAAGCTCCAAAAGGAGTACTTCTCACAGGACCTCCAGGAACAGGAAAAACACTCCTTGCAAAAGCAGTAGCAAACGAGGCTGATGCAAACTTCATCGCAGTCAAAGGACCCGAACTCATAAGCAAATGGGTTGGCGAGAGTGAAAAACACATAAGAGAAATTTTCAAAAAAGCAAGACAACTCGCACCTGCAATTATCTTTTTCGATGAGTTTGACAGCATATCAAAGGTAAGAGGAAACTCTCTTACCGACTCAACGGAAAGAATGGTCAACCAACTCCTC harbors:
- a CDS encoding AAA family ATPase gives rise to the protein MKPNNNNTNPTMQLRVTESFQDDVGRSIARLPSAVMDKLGLDSGDFIEIKGKGKTVASVRRLPHETLTDQSEAIIRIDGNLRFNAGVSLGDTIEVRKVSCEDAEEVVLSPVERVQFSGDPTHYFHTRLLERPLARGQKIEIDVMGTQLHYVVTKVSPNTYVKVTPKTRLTISDKVVKAESLKIPDVSYEDIGGLSNEIDMIREMVELPIKHPEVFQRLGVGAPKGVLLTGPPGTGKTLLAKAVAAETDSTFYSIAGPEIMSKYYGESEKQLRDIFEEANKNAPSVIFIDEIDSIAPKRGEGKDQTEKRIVAQLLTLMDGLSSRGDVVVMAATNRPDDIDEALRRPGRFDREIKILPPDERGRKEIFKIHTRGMPLAKDVDFDYLSRKTIGFTGADIEVLCKEAALKALKPYIPSLKEHSVKVPANVLEKIEVNLSHFKEALKHVEPSAMREVLIAKPSTKWEDIGGLESAKEQLREIVEWPLKDPESFKKFGVKAPKGVLLTGPPGTGKTLLAKAVANEADANFIAVKGPELISKWVGESEKHIREIFKKARQLAPAIIFFDEFDSISKVRGNSLTDSTERMVNQLLTELDGIEGLDQVSIIAATNRPELIDPALTRPGRIELKIEIGLPDERSRKDILNVHTKGMPLAKDVKIEELAKKTDGWTGAELESLCREAGLEAMRKYKQGENKEGTVKKEHFEKAYKKIGEQIGKYADSDKTKGAKTKKK